TTAAGAAACAGGGGTTAATATCCATTAAGGAACTCTGTGTGAATATTCACTATTCCCGCCAAGCCGTGGTGTTGTGGGGGCTGAGGGAGAAAACCCTTAGCTGTTCGATTATGCTCCGGCGCTATGCTGTAAACTATTGCCGGTATCTTTAATAGGGATAACTCGTCGTTCAATATCCGCCCAAATTTTACGCTTCATAATTCGCAGATCATATTCAGTTTGCAGATTTAGCCAAAACTGAGCTTCAACCCCAAAATAACGCTGTAGCCTCAAGGCTGTGTCAGCAGTAATGGACCTTTTCCCATTCACAATTTCACTTATCCTGTTGGGGGGAACTGAAAGATCCCTGGAAAGCTGGTTAATGCTAATGCCTAAGGGCTCTAAAAAATCCTCACGAAGGATTTCACCCGGTTTTATTGGATCAAGATTTTTTTTTGTACTCATATGGGCACCTCAGTGATCGCCAGTAATTTCAACATGGTACGCATTACCGTCATTCCATTCGAAACTTTTTACGAGTTCATCAATTTTAACTCAATCAAAAAAAATGAGAAACCATTTAACATAATTGTCCTGGACCTGTATAAAAGACTTATGAAGGATATTAAATGCATTCAGTTCCTGCAGTGGGCTTTGCCACGCCTGCTCATGAGATGGCCGGGTTTCCGCAAGGTGCGAGAGCAGGTCTGTAAACGTATCGACCGGCGTATAAGTGAGTTGCGGCTAAACGATGTGGAATCCTATCGTGAATACTTACAGGTTCATCCGGATGAAGAGGAAGGCTTTAATTCAGTCAAACAGGATCAAGATAAAAAAGGAGTGGTATTGAAATCATTGGTACGCCCGGCAGGATTCGAACCTGCGACCTACGGATTCGAAGTCCGGCGCTCTATCCAGCTGAGCTACGGGCGCGAAATGGGGTGAGTGAAGGGGCTTGAACCCTCGACCCCCAGGGCCACAACCTGGTGCTCTGCCAACTGAGCTACACCCACCATATTTAAAAACTATCATATCATATTATCTATTTCAAGAGGTTTTATTGTCATTGAATATATTCTTTACGTTCATCTTTTTTTCTGCCATAATTTTTTAAATTAGCACCAAATAATAAGAAAAGGATAAAATCAATGAAAAATGATAAAATTCTTTTAGATCATGGAAGCGGAGGGAAAATATCGCATAGCCTGACCGCAGAAATTATGCTTCCCATATTTGACAATCCAATACTTTCCAGGCTTGATGACGGCGCGATATTTGATCTTGGAGGAAAACGGCTTGCATTTTCCACGGACACATACGTTGTTGATCCAATTTTTTTTCCTGGTGGCAATATCGGAGATCTGGCAATAAACGGAACGGTAAACGACATTGCCATGTGTGGCGCAACCCCTGTTTATC
This genomic window from Anaerolineae bacterium contains:
- a CDS encoding HigA family addiction module antitoxin encodes the protein MSTKKNLDPIKPGEILREDFLEPLGISINQLSRDLSVPPNRISEIVNGKRSITADTALRLQRYFGVEAQFWLNLQTEYDLRIMKRKIWADIERRVIPIKDTGNSLQHSAGA